The Candidatus Methylomirabilota bacterium genome includes a window with the following:
- a CDS encoding phosphomannomutase, with protein sequence GKNGWGLIRASNTEPALILRFEASSQERMQRLRSFLENQLTTVQRDLGVIS encoded by the coding sequence GGGAAGAACGGATGGGGGCTGATTCGCGCGAGCAACACCGAACCCGCATTGATCCTTCGCTTTGAAGCCTCTTCGCAGGAAAGGATGCAACGGCTACGGTCCTTTCTGGAAAATCAATTAACCACAGTCCAGAGGGATCTGGGCGTGATCTCTTGA